In one Agrobacterium tumefaciens genomic region, the following are encoded:
- a CDS encoding ABC transporter permease subunit → MKRGKFDITVLTLGFAFLYIPIIILIVYSFNASKLVTVWGGFSLQWYRSMWSNQGLMDAAWVTLRVGILSATIGTILGTLAALSLTRFARFPGRVLFSGMIYAPLVMPEVITGLSLLLLFVAVGVDRGFWTVVIAHTTFTMCYVAIVVQSRLLTFDRSLEEAALDLGCPPVKTFFRITLPLIFPAVIAGWMLAFTLSLDDLVIASFATGPGATTLPIKIYSQVRLGVTPEINAICTILIGLVTIGVIVASIASKRTELQRMRDEHAAARH, encoded by the coding sequence ATGAAGCGCGGAAAATTCGACATCACCGTCCTCACCCTCGGTTTTGCCTTTCTTTATATCCCGATCATCATCCTGATCGTTTATTCCTTCAACGCTTCCAAGCTCGTCACCGTCTGGGGCGGCTTTTCCCTGCAATGGTACCGCTCCATGTGGTCCAACCAGGGGCTGATGGATGCCGCCTGGGTGACGCTGCGCGTCGGCATCCTCAGCGCCACCATCGGCACCATCCTCGGAACGCTGGCGGCGCTGTCGCTCACCCGCTTCGCGCGCTTCCCGGGACGCGTGCTGTTTTCCGGCATGATCTATGCGCCGCTCGTCATGCCTGAGGTCATCACCGGCCTGTCGCTGCTGCTCCTGTTCGTGGCCGTCGGGGTGGATCGCGGTTTCTGGACGGTGGTCATCGCCCATACGACTTTCACCATGTGTTACGTGGCGATCGTCGTGCAGTCGCGCCTGTTGACCTTCGATCGGAGTCTGGAGGAGGCGGCGCTCGATCTCGGCTGCCCGCCGGTCAAGACGTTCTTCCGTATCACCCTGCCGCTGATCTTCCCCGCCGTCATCGCCGGCTGGATGCTGGCCTTCACCCTGTCGCTCGACGATCTCGTGATCGCCAGCTTCGCAACCGGCCCCGGCGCAACCACGCTGCCGATCAAGATCTATTCCCAGGTTCGCCTCGGCGTGACGCCGGAAATCAACGCGATCTGCACGATCCTCATCGGCCTCGTCACCATCGGCGTGATTGTCGCTTCCATCGCCTCCAAACGCACCGAGCTCCAGCGGATGAGGGACGAGCACGCGGCCGCGCGCCACTGA
- a CDS encoding polyamine ABC transporter substrate-binding protein translates to MKKRSLRLTLALTTALVAAGSAMAQEKVVHVYNWSDYIDESVLTDFTKETGIKVVYDVFDSNELVETKLLAGSSGYDVVVPTGPFLARQINAGVFQKLDKSKLPNLKNMWPEVSERLAKYDPGNEYAVNYMWGTTGIGYNVAKVKAALGDVPVDSWDILFKPENAEKLKSCGINILDASDETFAIAMNYLGKNPDSKETADLEAGGEVYSKIRPYVKTFNSSAYIDELANGDSCITIGWSGDILQAKTRAEEAKNGVEVNYVIPKEGTYMWFDNLAIPADAKNVEEAHAFINYLMRPEVIAKASNYVQYANGNLASQALMDESVSKNPAVYPDAETMKKLFTISPYGPKEQRVLNRVWTQIKTGS, encoded by the coding sequence ATGAAAAAGCGTTCGCTCCGTCTGACCTTGGCTCTCACCACTGCGCTCGTTGCGGCAGGCTCGGCAATGGCCCAGGAGAAGGTCGTCCACGTCTATAACTGGTCGGATTATATCGACGAATCGGTCCTTACGGATTTCACGAAGGAAACCGGCATCAAGGTCGTTTACGACGTGTTCGACAGCAACGAACTCGTGGAAACAAAGCTTCTGGCCGGTAGCTCCGGTTATGACGTGGTGGTGCCGACCGGCCCCTTCCTTGCCCGCCAGATCAATGCCGGCGTGTTCCAGAAGCTCGACAAGTCCAAGTTGCCGAATCTGAAGAACATGTGGCCTGAGGTTTCCGAGCGTCTGGCCAAATACGACCCCGGCAACGAATATGCCGTGAACTACATGTGGGGTACCACCGGCATCGGTTACAACGTCGCCAAGGTGAAGGCTGCCCTCGGCGATGTTCCGGTCGATAGCTGGGATATTCTGTTCAAGCCGGAAAATGCCGAAAAGCTCAAATCCTGCGGCATCAATATCCTCGATGCGTCGGACGAAACCTTCGCCATCGCCATGAATTATCTCGGCAAGAACCCCGACAGCAAGGAAACGGCCGATCTGGAAGCCGGCGGCGAGGTCTATTCGAAGATCCGTCCTTATGTGAAGACGTTCAATTCCTCCGCCTATATCGACGAACTGGCGAATGGCGACAGCTGCATCACCATCGGCTGGTCGGGTGACATCCTCCAGGCCAAGACCCGTGCCGAGGAAGCCAAGAATGGCGTCGAGGTGAATTACGTCATTCCGAAGGAAGGCACCTATATGTGGTTCGACAACCTTGCCATCCCGGCGGATGCCAAGAATGTCGAGGAAGCGCATGCCTTTATCAATTATCTGATGCGGCCGGAAGTCATCGCCAAGGCATCGAACTATGTTCAATATGCCAATGGCAACCTTGCCTCGCAGGCGCTGATGGACGAGTCCGTTTCCAAGAATCCCGCCGTTTATCCCGATGCCGAGACGATGAAGAAGCTCTTCACCATCTCGCCATACGGACCGAAGGAACAGCGTGTTTTGAACCGCGTCTGGACGCAGATAAAGACCGGCAGCTGA
- a CDS encoding ABC transporter permease subunit: MAITTPENRQSPWRWLVVAVPYFWLLLFFAAPFFIILKISLSDTAISMPPYTPVFEGFSKLGAFFSELDFENYLFLTEDPLYIDAYLSSLRIAFISTFLLLLIGYPMALAMARAPSAVRPTLVMLVILPFWTSFLIRVYAWIGILKPEGLLTVLFQWLGFLGPDQQVNIFRTETAIFIGIVYSYLPFMVLPLYSALEKLDNTLLEAAADLGCPPWKAFWKITFPLSLPGVVAGSMICFIPITGEFVIPDLLGGAQTLMIGKTLWTEFFGNRDWPLASAVAVLLLLLLVVPIAIFQNQQKKVG, translated from the coding sequence ATGGCGATCACCACTCCCGAAAACCGGCAAAGCCCCTGGCGCTGGCTGGTCGTCGCGGTTCCCTATTTCTGGCTGCTGCTGTTCTTCGCAGCACCGTTTTTCATCATTCTCAAGATATCGCTGTCGGATACGGCAATCTCCATGCCGCCCTATACGCCGGTCTTCGAAGGGTTTTCGAAGCTCGGAGCGTTCTTCTCCGAACTGGATTTCGAAAACTACCTCTTCCTGACGGAAGACCCGCTTTACATCGACGCCTATCTGTCGTCGCTGCGCATCGCCTTCATCTCCACCTTCCTGTTGCTGCTGATCGGTTATCCCATGGCGCTTGCCATGGCGCGCGCGCCTTCAGCCGTGCGGCCGACGCTGGTGATGCTGGTGATCCTGCCGTTCTGGACCTCGTTCCTGATCCGCGTTTACGCCTGGATCGGCATTCTGAAGCCGGAAGGCCTGTTGACGGTGCTGTTCCAATGGCTCGGTTTTCTCGGACCCGACCAGCAGGTCAATATCTTCCGCACCGAGACGGCGATCTTCATCGGCATCGTTTATTCCTATCTGCCCTTCATGGTGCTGCCACTCTATTCGGCGCTGGAAAAGCTGGACAATACGCTGCTGGAAGCGGCGGCCGATCTCGGCTGCCCGCCATGGAAGGCCTTCTGGAAGATTACTTTCCCGCTGTCGCTGCCGGGCGTCGTCGCCGGCTCGATGATCTGCTTCATTCCGATAACAGGGGAATTCGTCATTCCCGATCTGCTTGGCGGCGCGCAGACGCTGATGATCGGCAAGACGCTGTGGACGGAATTCTTCGGCAACCGCGACTGGCCATTGGCCTCCGCCGTCGCCGTGCTGCTGCTGCTATTGCTGGTGGTACCCATCGCCATCTTCCAGAACCAACAGAAGAAGGTGGGGTGA
- a CDS encoding iron ABC transporter permease yields the protein MSMTVSLPATRRFSLLPITAVIVAAIAAMPILAIFWLALTGSTEGWQHLLANVLPRAGFRTFLLLGMTAAMTTFFGIVCAWLVTTFEFPLRRVLSAALVLPLAIPSYLAAYAFGEFLDFTGPVQSAVRAAFGYHSIRDYWFPDIRSLGGAVVVLSSVLYPYVYLSARAAFSMQGRFAAEAARTLGAKPLNVFFSVQLPMARPAIAIGLSLVLMETLNDIGAVEYLGVQTLTFTIYETWLNRGNLANATQIAAVILLIVGVLIVIERNARERQRFAAPKATSMAQRHRLKQLGGWRRWSASLFCLLPVLSGFLIPVIVLGGYAVKRLDALFSPKLLKALGHSLEVSLSAAFVTLIAAFVFSYAIRTERSRTSKVAARLGSMGYGVPGTVLAIGVLIPLAGLDNRVDGLIRSHFGFSSGLLLSGTAFAIIYAHSVRFMTMAEGTLDAGFQKLSPHIDMASRTLGRNRAQTLFKVLLPNMRPAALTAFLLVLIESMKELPATILLRPFGFNTLATLVYEDASRSRVQDAAVPAIIIILAGLIPVLLVSKSMDHPENR from the coding sequence ATGTCCATGACGGTTTCCCTTCCGGCAACAAGACGCTTTTCATTGTTGCCCATAACGGCGGTCATTGTCGCAGCCATTGCCGCCATGCCCATTCTGGCGATCTTCTGGCTGGCGTTGACCGGCAGCACCGAGGGATGGCAGCATCTTCTTGCCAATGTTCTGCCGCGCGCCGGATTTCGCACCTTTCTGCTTCTGGGGATGACAGCAGCGATGACCACATTCTTCGGCATCGTCTGCGCCTGGCTTGTCACCACATTCGAATTTCCGCTGCGGCGGGTACTCTCTGCGGCACTCGTCCTGCCACTTGCCATTCCCTCCTATCTGGCGGCCTATGCATTCGGCGAGTTTCTGGATTTCACCGGCCCGGTGCAGAGCGCCGTCCGCGCCGCCTTCGGTTATCACAGTATCCGCGACTACTGGTTTCCGGACATACGCTCACTCGGTGGCGCGGTCGTGGTGCTGAGTTCGGTGCTTTACCCCTATGTCTATCTTTCGGCCCGGGCAGCGTTTTCCATGCAGGGGCGGTTTGCGGCCGAGGCCGCACGCACGCTCGGCGCAAAACCGCTGAATGTGTTCTTTTCCGTGCAATTGCCGATGGCGCGGCCGGCAATCGCCATAGGGCTTTCCCTGGTATTGATGGAAACGCTGAACGATATCGGCGCGGTCGAATATCTCGGCGTGCAGACGCTGACCTTCACGATCTATGAGACCTGGCTCAATCGCGGCAACCTCGCCAATGCGACGCAGATCGCCGCCGTCATCCTGCTCATTGTCGGTGTGTTGATCGTCATTGAACGCAATGCCCGCGAAAGACAGCGCTTTGCCGCACCGAAAGCCACCAGCATGGCGCAGCGCCACCGGCTGAAACAGCTTGGAGGCTGGCGGCGCTGGTCCGCGAGCCTGTTCTGCCTGCTTCCCGTTTTGAGCGGCTTCCTTATTCCCGTGATCGTTCTTGGCGGTTACGCCGTGAAAAGGCTGGATGCGCTGTTTTCACCGAAGCTTCTGAAAGCGCTCGGGCATAGTCTTGAGGTCTCGCTTTCCGCCGCTTTCGTGACGCTGATTGCGGCTTTCGTCTTCTCCTACGCCATCCGCACCGAGCGCTCCCGCACTTCAAAGGTGGCCGCGCGCCTCGGCTCCATGGGCTATGGCGTGCCGGGAACGGTGCTTGCGATAGGCGTGCTCATCCCGCTGGCCGGTCTCGACAATCGCGTTGACGGGCTCATCCGGTCACATTTCGGGTTTTCAAGCGGCCTGCTGCTTTCCGGCACTGCCTTCGCCATCATCTACGCCCATAGCGTGCGCTTCATGACCATGGCGGAAGGCACGCTCGATGCCGGTTTCCAGAAGCTTTCGCCGCATATCGACATGGCCTCGCGGACGCTTGGACGCAACCGGGCGCAGACGCTGTTCAAGGTGCTATTGCCCAATATGCGGCCTGCGGCGCTGACCGCCTTTCTGCTGGTCCTGATCGAATCCATGAAGGAGCTGCCGGCCACGATCCTGCTCAGGCCTTTCGGCTTCAACACGCTTGCCACACTGGTCTATGAGGATGCCTCCCGCTCGCGGGTGCAGGATGCCGCCGTGCCGGCCATCATCATCATTCTCGCCGGTCTTATACCCGTGCTTCTCGTCTCAAAATCGATGGATCACCCGGAAAACCGCTGA
- a CDS encoding ABC transporter ATP-binding protein: MAKTLGPVKRKFSPWDNPDAVPFIRFENVTKRFGDFVAVNNLTLDIYEREFFSLLGPSGCGKTTLMRMLAGFEEPTEGRILLQGKDISGVPPYKRPTNMMFQSYALFPHMSVEKNIAFGLEQDGLPKAEIASRVEEMLRLVKLSEFAKRKPSQLSGGQRQRVALARSLAKRPKVLLLDEPLGALDKKLREETQFELMDIQTNLGLTFLIVTHDQEEAMTVSDRIAVMDKGNVVQVATPAEIYEAPNTRYVADFIGDINIFDARVVANASDVGKPGLVTLDCDGLKVAVEQECAAANGSQVAYAIRPEKVRISLDQPADSSVNSAYGEVWDIGYLGDFSVFIVKLADGRVIRAAQANVSRLVDRPITFGDMVWLNWKPDSGLVLTR; this comes from the coding sequence ATGGCGAAAACTCTGGGGCCGGTCAAACGTAAATTCAGCCCGTGGGACAACCCCGATGCGGTGCCCTTCATCCGTTTTGAAAACGTCACCAAGCGTTTCGGCGATTTCGTCGCGGTCAACAATCTGACGCTCGATATTTACGAGCGCGAGTTCTTTTCGCTGCTCGGCCCTTCCGGTTGTGGCAAGACCACGCTGATGCGCATGCTGGCCGGTTTTGAGGAGCCGACGGAGGGCCGTATCCTGCTTCAGGGCAAGGATATTTCCGGCGTGCCGCCCTATAAGCGTCCCACCAACATGATGTTCCAGTCCTATGCGCTTTTCCCGCATATGTCGGTTGAAAAGAACATCGCCTTCGGGCTCGAACAGGACGGCCTGCCAAAAGCGGAAATCGCCTCGCGCGTCGAGGAGATGCTGCGGCTCGTCAAACTCAGTGAATTCGCCAAACGCAAGCCCAGCCAGCTTTCCGGCGGCCAGCGGCAGCGCGTGGCGCTCGCCCGGTCGCTTGCCAAGCGGCCGAAGGTGCTTCTTCTCGATGAGCCGCTCGGCGCGCTCGACAAGAAGCTGCGTGAGGAAACGCAATTCGAGCTGATGGACATTCAGACCAATCTCGGCCTCACCTTCCTGATCGTCACGCATGATCAGGAAGAGGCGATGACGGTGTCGGACCGGATTGCGGTGATGGACAAGGGCAATGTCGTGCAGGTGGCGACGCCGGCCGAGATTTACGAAGCGCCGAACACCCGCTACGTGGCTGACTTCATCGGTGACATCAATATTTTCGACGCCAGGGTTGTCGCCAACGCCTCGGATGTCGGCAAACCCGGTCTGGTGACGCTTGATTGCGATGGGCTGAAGGTTGCGGTGGAGCAGGAATGTGCTGCCGCAAACGGTAGTCAGGTGGCTTACGCCATCCGCCCGGAAAAAGTCCGCATCTCGCTCGACCAGCCCGCCGACAGCAGCGTCAATTCCGCCTATGGCGAGGTCTGGGATATTGGTTATCTCGGCGACTTCTCGGTTTTCATCGTCAAGCTTGCCGATGGCCGTGTCATCCGTGCCGCGCAGGCGAATGTCTCGCGTCTCGTCGATCGCCCGATCACCTTCGGCGATATGGTGTGGCTGAACTGGAAACCGGATTCAGGTCTTGTCCTGACACGCTGA
- a CDS encoding PAS domain S-box protein, whose protein sequence is MPAVQYPFIDIAVHERVREGFGRGEAMALFSLDLQNALWANGRGAALFGTPMVYDFLEQGPKRQDVTFRQLAATAARLSKAGDSLPFTIRINAGFRSLAVTAKAEIIEAEPGQPAILFSALTDQTAPDVAECARRMIEGFDDPDIHIAVIDGENEIVAASARFASLGITPHTARTLVRMAAGQSGHLVKRPVPTGKGYLPAATGQITTSPELNLLFVVETALGTLDPVNGFAEDRPQQAAPDAEPALPVAEATPVAASVASFDSVLDAVADIEDVDDVPELSSDAEDEMVAEQEEATVLPVAAEEQAEAPLDIFVEDTETAANEAMTDDIADLFELDADELEVPATDRIIGEDHAGEALEEAESEAADVEVAETVTADIALSPEDDTSAATDPTEEAQPFVFNAGARASRFVWKIDAEGRFSSISHEFAEAVGAKAAAVEGMGFADVAALFNLDPDGKIRELLGRRDTWSGKTIYWPVEGTSLMVPIDLAALPTYTRSREFDGFRGFGIVRLADATEDPHAIGLTFLEGAEAAPTEVLPQPAIEDESHELLAFLDDGDELDAAQAEADVAEDDEAPATAADISETALPEVSAEAEHHDYSPPEFEVPVLATAPTPEPEPEPAYSDKIVHLEERRSRSREGLTAGEQAAFREIGRTLAPTDAVSDENPTSEKEALFTESHVSAEPVVQDVADDIDAGTPVDRPPAEEDVRTTEAAEEDDLFADYVRGEGPAPIHAPTTPIDSDEKEEVATDVQPVADIAAAMVSPPLRPADALSAETLDQMPVALLVHAGDRLIHANPDFLRLTGYGSLDELHEVGGLEALLQRQELENMPDNEGGMVVVSAENDIIPVKARLQSIRWEETKALMLSLVPLEEKQAPVAAANENTAAAETANAEAGSLSLLQGEVEELHSILETATDGVVLLGDEGEIRSLNRSASALFNYDNGEIAGKPFVTLFAHESQRAVLDYLSGLANNGVASVLNDGREVIGREASGGFLPLFMTIGRLKSSHGYCAVIRDITQWKRTEEELRNAKRAAETANAHKTDFLARVSHEIRTPLNAIIGFSDMMATERFGPIGNPRYVEYANDIGRSGRHVLDIVNDLLDISKIEAGQMDVDFIAVPLNETVAEAVSLVQPQANNQRVIIRTALSQSVPQIVADLRSIKQIVLNILSNAIRFTPSGGQIVVSTAYEANGSVSLRIRDTGIGMTRAELEQAMKPFRQVASSGKRVRGDGTGLGLPLTKAMVDANRANFSITSTPNEGTLVEITFPSQRVLAN, encoded by the coding sequence ATGCCCGCCGTCCAGTATCCCTTTATCGATATCGCAGTGCATGAACGGGTGCGTGAAGGTTTCGGGCGAGGCGAGGCGATGGCTTTGTTTTCCCTCGACCTCCAGAACGCCCTTTGGGCAAACGGGCGGGGTGCCGCGCTGTTCGGCACGCCGATGGTCTATGATTTTCTGGAACAGGGCCCGAAGCGGCAGGACGTGACCTTCCGGCAGCTGGCGGCGACGGCGGCGCGGCTTTCCAAGGCGGGCGACAGCCTGCCGTTTACCATTCGCATCAATGCCGGTTTCCGCAGCCTTGCGGTCACCGCCAAAGCAGAAATCATCGAGGCCGAGCCGGGCCAGCCCGCCATTCTGTTTTCCGCCCTTACCGACCAGACCGCGCCCGACGTGGCGGAATGCGCCCGGCGCATGATCGAAGGTTTTGACGATCCGGACATCCATATTGCGGTCATCGACGGCGAAAACGAGATTGTCGCCGCCTCGGCCAGGTTTGCGTCGCTCGGCATCACGCCGCACACGGCAAGGACGCTGGTGCGGATGGCCGCAGGACAATCCGGCCATCTCGTCAAACGGCCCGTGCCGACCGGAAAGGGTTATTTGCCCGCAGCCACCGGCCAGATCACAACCTCGCCCGAACTCAACCTGCTGTTCGTGGTCGAGACCGCACTTGGGACGCTCGACCCCGTAAACGGTTTTGCCGAAGACAGGCCGCAGCAAGCCGCGCCTGACGCCGAGCCCGCTTTGCCGGTTGCGGAGGCTACGCCGGTTGCCGCATCGGTCGCCTCCTTCGATTCTGTCCTCGACGCGGTCGCTGACATCGAGGATGTGGACGACGTACCGGAACTGTCTTCCGACGCCGAAGACGAGATGGTGGCGGAACAGGAAGAAGCCACCGTCCTGCCGGTTGCCGCAGAGGAACAGGCGGAGGCCCCGCTGGATATCTTCGTGGAGGACACGGAGACAGCGGCGAACGAGGCGATGACCGACGATATTGCCGATCTCTTCGAACTCGATGCGGATGAGCTGGAGGTTCCGGCGACCGACCGCATCATTGGCGAGGACCATGCTGGCGAGGCGCTCGAAGAAGCAGAGAGCGAAGCGGCAGACGTTGAAGTCGCTGAAACGGTGACGGCGGATATCGCTTTATCGCCTGAAGACGACACCTCGGCGGCAACAGACCCAACAGAAGAGGCTCAGCCTTTTGTCTTTAATGCCGGCGCACGCGCATCCCGCTTCGTCTGGAAAATTGATGCGGAGGGGCGCTTCAGCTCCATCTCGCATGAATTTGCGGAGGCCGTTGGCGCAAAGGCGGCGGCTGTCGAAGGCATGGGCTTTGCCGATGTCGCAGCGCTTTTCAACCTCGATCCGGATGGTAAGATTCGCGAGCTTCTCGGTCGTCGCGACACCTGGTCGGGCAAGACGATCTATTGGCCGGTGGAGGGCACTTCCCTCATGGTGCCCATCGATCTAGCCGCCCTGCCCACCTATACGCGCTCGCGCGAATTCGACGGTTTTCGCGGTTTCGGCATCGTGCGGCTCGCCGATGCCACTGAAGATCCCCATGCTATCGGCCTGACCTTCCTGGAAGGCGCAGAGGCTGCTCCGACTGAGGTTTTACCGCAGCCCGCCATCGAGGATGAAAGCCACGAATTGCTGGCATTTCTTGATGATGGCGATGAGCTGGACGCGGCGCAGGCCGAGGCCGACGTGGCGGAAGACGATGAAGCCCCGGCAACGGCGGCCGATATATCTGAGACGGCACTGCCCGAGGTTTCGGCCGAGGCAGAGCATCACGATTACAGCCCGCCGGAATTCGAAGTGCCGGTATTGGCAACAGCGCCAACCCCGGAGCCAGAACCGGAACCCGCTTATTCCGACAAGATCGTGCATCTTGAAGAGCGCCGCTCGCGCTCCCGCGAGGGGCTGACCGCAGGCGAACAGGCCGCCTTCCGGGAAATCGGCCGGACATTGGCACCTACGGATGCTGTTTCGGACGAAAATCCGACGTCGGAGAAAGAAGCTCTTTTCACGGAGTCGCATGTATCCGCCGAGCCGGTCGTGCAGGATGTTGCCGACGATATCGATGCCGGAACGCCGGTGGACAGGCCACCCGCGGAAGAAGACGTCAGGACGACGGAAGCGGCCGAGGAAGACGATCTCTTCGCGGACTATGTTCGCGGCGAAGGCCCGGCACCCATTCACGCGCCCACGACCCCGATCGATAGCGACGAGAAGGAAGAAGTCGCAACGGACGTGCAGCCGGTGGCCGATATTGCTGCTGCAATGGTCAGCCCGCCGCTGCGCCCCGCCGATGCGCTGAGCGCTGAAACGCTGGACCAGATGCCCGTGGCGCTGCTGGTGCATGCCGGCGACAGGCTGATCCACGCCAATCCTGATTTCCTGCGGCTGACGGGTTACGGCTCTCTCGATGAATTGCATGAGGTCGGCGGGCTGGAGGCACTGCTGCAACGGCAGGAGCTGGAGAATATGCCCGACAATGAAGGCGGCATGGTCGTCGTCAGCGCCGAAAACGATATCATTCCGGTCAAGGCACGGCTGCAATCCATCCGCTGGGAAGAGACCAAAGCGCTGATGCTGTCGCTGGTACCGCTGGAAGAGAAGCAGGCACCGGTTGCAGCGGCGAATGAAAATACGGCAGCCGCCGAAACGGCGAATGCGGAGGCCGGTAGCCTTTCCCTGCTGCAGGGCGAAGTCGAGGAGCTGCATTCCATTCTGGAAACGGCGACCGACGGTGTGGTGCTTCTGGGCGACGAGGGCGAAATCCGTTCGCTTAACCGTTCCGCCAGTGCGCTGTTCAACTATGACAATGGCGAGATCGCCGGGAAACCCTTCGTCACGCTGTTTGCGCATGAAAGCCAGCGAGCCGTTTTGGACTATCTCTCCGGCCTTGCCAATAATGGTGTGGCCAGCGTGCTGAACGATGGCCGCGAAGTGATCGGCCGTGAGGCTTCCGGCGGTTTTCTGCCGCTGTTCATGACCATTGGCCGGCTCAAGTCCTCGCATGGTTATTGCGCCGTCATCCGTGACATCACCCAGTGGAAACGCACGGAAGAAGAGCTGCGTAATGCCAAGCGGGCGGCGGAAACCGCCAATGCCCACAAGACCGATTTTCTGGCGCGCGTCAGCCATGAAATCCGTACGCCGCTCAACGCCATCATCGGTTTCTCCGACATGATGGCAACCGAACGTTTCGGGCCGATCGGCAATCCGCGTTATGTGGAATATGCCAATGATATTGGCCGTTCGGGCCGGCACGTGCTCGACATCGTCAACGATCTGCTCGACATCTCCAAGATCGAAGCCGGTCAGATGGACGTGGATTTCATCGCCGTGCCGCTGAACGAGACGGTGGCCGAAGCGGTCTCGCTGGTGCAGCCGCAGGCCAATAACCAGCGTGTCATTATCCGCACGGCACTTTCGCAATCCGTGCCGCAGATCGTCGCCGATCTGCGTTCGATCAAGCAGATCGTGCTCAACATCCTGTCGAACGCCATCCGCTTTACGCCATCAGGCGGCCAGATCGTCGTTTCCACCGCCTATGAGGCCAATGGCAGCGTGTCGCTGCGCATTCGCGACACCGGCATCGGCATGACGCGGGCTGAACTGGAGCAGGCGATGAAACCCTTCCGGCAGGTGGCATCATCAGGCAAGCGCGTGCGCGGCGACGGCACCGGGCTCGGCCTGCCGCTGACCAAGGCCATGGTGGATGCCAATCGCGCCAACTTTTCCATCACCTCGACACCAAATGAAGGAACGCTGGTGGAAATCACCTTTCCGTCACAGCGGGTTCTTGCCAACTGA
- a CDS encoding helix-turn-helix domain-containing protein, with product MSENKIFAGPRVRRIRNGLGLTQTAMAEALAISPSYLNLIERNQRPLTVQLLLKLASVYKVDLDDLQGESAGSAGQLREVFADPLLSGEVPSPQELIEVADAAPNAASGVLKLYRAYREQAQRLSDLSDLLAREGHETALSSTRLPIDEVRHVFENRPAYFHAIDAAAEELHKHLSAGDDLASGLRAWLQKNHGIVVRTLPVHAMPNLRRRYDRHSMRLFLSERLSQPDQLREMAMETCLLALREEIGTELEGLGLKGEEARRIARFELARYAAHALMMPYGAFLSAAQRARYDLDVLRSRFNVSFEQAANRLVSLQRPSAAAIPFFLMEIDNAGNRFRLAGGSGFPRARFGGLCPRLNIHAAFAQPGQVLVEAVEMPDGDAFLTVSRTLEGPQAGFGERVRRTAVLLGCDLAQAGETVYGGAASGAAPVAVGPSCRLCERQGCLSRAEAPLTRPLGLDEMVTGLSVFDFQ from the coding sequence GTGTCGGAAAACAAGATTTTTGCAGGCCCGCGCGTGCGCCGCATTCGCAACGGTCTTGGGTTGACGCAGACGGCCATGGCCGAGGCACTGGCGATCTCGCCGTCCTATCTCAATCTCATAGAGCGCAACCAGCGGCCGCTGACGGTGCAGCTGCTTTTGAAGCTTGCCTCCGTCTACAAGGTCGATCTGGATGACCTGCAGGGCGAAAGCGCCGGTTCCGCCGGGCAGCTGCGTGAGGTCTTCGCCGATCCGTTGCTTTCGGGTGAAGTGCCATCACCGCAGGAACTGATCGAGGTTGCCGATGCCGCGCCCAATGCGGCAAGCGGTGTCCTCAAGCTTTATCGGGCCTATAGGGAGCAGGCGCAGCGCCTTTCCGACCTCTCCGATCTTCTGGCGCGGGAAGGGCATGAGACGGCACTCTCCTCCACACGCCTGCCGATTGACGAGGTGCGACATGTCTTTGAAAACCGGCCGGCCTATTTCCATGCCATCGATGCGGCGGCGGAAGAACTCCACAAACACCTGTCGGCGGGCGACGATCTCGCCTCCGGCCTTCGTGCATGGCTTCAGAAAAACCACGGCATCGTGGTCCGCACCCTGCCCGTTCATGCCATGCCAAATCTCAGGCGGCGTTATGACCGCCATTCGATGCGGCTGTTTTTATCCGAACGCCTGTCGCAGCCGGACCAATTGCGGGAAATGGCGATGGAGACCTGTCTTCTGGCGCTTCGCGAAGAAATCGGCACGGAGCTTGAAGGGCTTGGCCTGAAAGGGGAGGAGGCGAGGCGCATCGCCCGCTTCGAACTGGCGCGTTACGCCGCCCATGCGTTGATGATGCCCTATGGCGCATTCCTGAGCGCCGCCCAACGAGCCAGATATGACCTTGATGTCCTGCGCTCGCGCTTCAACGTTTCTTTCGAACAGGCTGCCAACCGCCTCGTCAGCCTGCAACGGCCGTCAGCCGCGGCGATCCCGTTTTTCCTGATGGAGATCGACAATGCCGGCAACCGTTTCCGCCTCGCGGGGGGCAGCGGTTTTCCAAGGGCGCGTTTTGGCGGCCTCTGTCCGCGTCTCAACATCCATGCCGCTTTTGCCCAGCCGGGACAGGTGCTGGTGGAAGCGGTGGAGATGCCGGATGGTGACGCTTTCCTGACCGTTTCGCGCACGCTGGAAGGTCCGCAGGCGGGTTTCGGTGAAAGGGTGAGGCGCACGGCCGTGCTTCTCGGCTGCGATCTCGCTCAGGCGGGAGAGACGGTCTATGGCGGCGCCGCTTCGGGTGCCGCGCCCGTCGCCGTCGGCCCCTCATGCCGGCTGTGCGAAAGGCAGGGCTGTCTGTCGCGGGCCGAAGCGCCGCTCACAAGGCCGCTCGGGCTCGATGAAATGGTGACCGGCCTCAGTGTTTTCGACTTCCAGTAG